The following are encoded together in the Microbacterium hatanonis genome:
- the efeO gene encoding iron uptake system protein EfeO: protein MNTSRLVGAAAALGVVTIVLAGCVAKADVAASDALTVTSTADGCEVSGSSATSGTLAFDVTNSGDEVTEFYLLADDGLRIVGEVENIAPGASRTLTVVAQPGDYYTLCKPGMIGDGVGRAGFAVSGDAVAIDGPDAEQKQQAVDLYAAFVKDQVGQLVPAVDAFVAAYESGDDAAAQAQFPQVRAFYERIEPVAEALGDLDPRIDYREVDAVAEGLDWTGFHRIEKDLWVPAQDALNADGETPAWQDWAPSTAEERASYGDQLITDVQELYDYVHSADFQTALDAQGVAGISNGAIALLDEVATGKISGEEDWWSGTDLYDFAANVEGSKMAFSLVSDFAASKGDEGGALVEEIEAGYADLEASLAAHGSLTDGFVGYGQLTDADKREFTDLINALAEPLSQLTVTVLE from the coding sequence ATGAACACCTCTCGTCTCGTCGGAGCGGCAGCGGCCCTCGGGGTCGTGACCATCGTTCTGGCCGGTTGCGTCGCGAAGGCCGACGTCGCCGCATCCGATGCCCTCACCGTTACCTCCACCGCCGACGGCTGCGAGGTGTCGGGGTCGAGCGCCACGAGCGGCACCCTCGCGTTCGACGTCACCAACAGCGGCGACGAGGTGACGGAGTTCTATCTGCTCGCCGACGATGGCCTGCGCATCGTGGGCGAGGTCGAGAACATCGCGCCGGGCGCTTCGCGCACGCTCACGGTCGTCGCGCAGCCCGGCGACTACTACACCCTCTGCAAGCCCGGCATGATCGGCGACGGGGTCGGCAGGGCCGGCTTCGCCGTCAGCGGCGATGCCGTCGCGATCGACGGACCCGACGCCGAGCAGAAGCAGCAGGCCGTCGACCTCTACGCTGCGTTCGTCAAGGACCAGGTCGGCCAGCTCGTACCCGCCGTCGACGCGTTCGTCGCCGCCTACGAATCGGGCGACGATGCGGCGGCGCAGGCGCAGTTCCCGCAGGTGCGCGCGTTCTACGAGCGCATCGAGCCCGTCGCCGAAGCGCTGGGCGACCTCGACCCCCGCATCGATTACCGCGAGGTCGACGCCGTCGCCGAGGGGCTCGACTGGACCGGATTCCACCGCATCGAGAAAGACCTCTGGGTGCCGGCTCAGGACGCCCTGAACGCCGACGGCGAGACGCCCGCCTGGCAGGACTGGGCGCCGTCGACGGCCGAGGAACGCGCTTCCTACGGCGACCAGCTGATCACCGACGTGCAGGAGCTGTACGACTACGTGCACTCCGCCGACTTCCAGACGGCTCTCGACGCGCAGGGCGTCGCGGGCATCTCGAACGGCGCGATCGCGCTCCTCGACGAGGTCGCCACGGGCAAGATCAGCGGCGAGGAGGACTGGTGGTCGGGGACCGACCTCTACGACTTCGCCGCGAACGTCGAGGGCTCGAAGATGGCGTTCTCGCTCGTGTCCGACTTCGCCGCATCGAAGGGCGACGAGGGTGGCGCCCTCGTCGAAGAGATCGAGGCCGGCTACGCCGATCTCGAGGCGTCGCTCGCCGCGCACGGTTCGCTCACCGACGGTTTCGTCGGCTACGGGCAGCTGACCGACGCCGACAAGCGCGAGTTCACCGACCTCATCAACGCGCTGGCCGAGCCGCTCTCGCAGCTCACCGTGACCGTCCTGGAGTGA
- a CDS encoding DUF2256 domain-containing protein, whose protein sequence is MAATPRQTKPCAHCGRPFADRKRWAGREQWDEVKYCSRGCRAAAARERRRA, encoded by the coding sequence ATGGCCGCGACGCCGCGGCAGACGAAACCGTGCGCGCACTGCGGGCGCCCGTTCGCCGACCGCAAGAGGTGGGCGGGGCGCGAGCAGTGGGACGAGGTGAAGTACTGCTCGCGCGGATGCCGCGCCGCAGCCGCTCGTGAGAGGCGTCGGGCGTGA
- a CDS encoding SDR family oxidoreductase: protein MTSSANTPSSPFDPDRRALVVGATGIGGSALVDLLAERGWEVTALSRRPGAPRAGVRALSADLRSAADLARVLADERPTHVFFTAWSRQATEEENIAVNGGMVRDLLAALSSAPVAHVALVTGLKHYLGPFEAYGQGAMPDTPFHEDEPRLDAPNFYYAQEDELFAAAARGGFTWSVHRSHTVIGHAVGNAMNMGLTLAVYASICRELGAPFVFPGSLTQWNGLTDMTDATVLAEQMVWAATSDAGRDEAFNVVNGDVFRWRWMWPRLAAYFGVDPVGPVETPQPLAERMADAQQVWDRLVAAHGLAEPDVARIASWWHTDADLGREIEVVTDMSKSRLAGFTLHHRTVDSFTALFDRYRAERLIP, encoded by the coding sequence ATGACTTCCTCCGCGAACACCCCCTCCTCCCCCTTCGATCCGGATCGCCGCGCACTCGTCGTCGGCGCGACCGGGATCGGCGGGTCGGCCCTGGTCGACCTGCTCGCCGAGCGCGGATGGGAGGTGACGGCGCTCTCCCGACGCCCCGGTGCACCGCGCGCGGGCGTGCGGGCGCTGTCGGCGGATCTGCGATCGGCGGCCGACCTCGCCCGAGTGCTGGCGGACGAACGCCCCACGCACGTGTTCTTCACGGCCTGGTCGCGTCAGGCCACAGAGGAGGAAAACATCGCTGTCAACGGCGGGATGGTCCGCGATCTCCTCGCGGCGCTCTCCTCCGCACCGGTCGCGCACGTGGCGCTCGTCACCGGCCTGAAGCACTACCTCGGGCCCTTCGAGGCGTACGGCCAGGGAGCGATGCCCGACACACCGTTCCATGAGGACGAACCGCGTCTGGACGCCCCCAACTTCTACTACGCGCAGGAGGACGAGCTGTTCGCCGCGGCCGCGCGCGGAGGGTTCACGTGGTCGGTGCACCGCTCGCACACGGTGATCGGCCACGCGGTCGGCAACGCGATGAACATGGGCCTGACCCTGGCGGTCTACGCGTCGATCTGCCGCGAACTCGGCGCACCTTTCGTCTTCCCGGGGTCGCTCACGCAGTGGAACGGGCTGACCGACATGACCGACGCGACCGTGCTGGCCGAGCAGATGGTGTGGGCGGCCACATCCGACGCCGGCCGCGACGAGGCGTTCAACGTCGTGAACGGCGACGTCTTCCGCTGGCGCTGGATGTGGCCGCGGCTGGCCGCGTACTTCGGCGTCGACCCGGTCGGCCCCGTCGAGACCCCCCAGCCGCTGGCGGAGCGGATGGCCGATGCGCAGCAGGTCTGGGATCGCCTGGTCGCGGCACACGGACTCGCCGAGCCCGACGTCGCCCGGATCGCTTCGTGGTGGCACACCGACGCCGACCTCGGCCGGGAGATCGAGGTCGTCACCGACATGAGCAAGTCGCGCCTGGCCGGATTCACCCTGCACCACCGCACCGTCGACTCTTTCACTGCGCTCTTCGACCGCTACCGTGCGGAGCGTCTCATCCCCTGA
- the efeU gene encoding iron uptake transporter permease EfeU — MFATFLIGLREGLEAALVVGILVAYLSRAGRRDALPRLWAGVALAVILSLGIGAILTFGAYSLTFEAQELIGGLLSLVAVAMVTWMIFWMQRTARTLKNDLESGVQRALVAGSVWALIAIGFVSVAREGIETTLLLWSMVQSFGNAPDALLGALLGLACAVVLGWAVARGMLRLNLRVFFTWTGAFLVIVAAGVLAYAIHDLQEAGALPGPFTAAAPLDAATGAVATGWAALPFGWAFDVSVAVPPGSPLAAILQATIGFMPRMTWLQVIAWVVYIAVVGLFFVRGAMGRPARATSAPAASTTSALGNEVPANGAGVPAAGASTTQQGAA, encoded by the coding sequence GTGTTCGCGACCTTCCTCATCGGCCTGCGCGAAGGCCTGGAAGCTGCCCTCGTCGTCGGCATCCTCGTCGCCTACCTCTCGCGAGCCGGCCGTCGCGACGCGCTCCCCCGCCTCTGGGCCGGTGTCGCTCTGGCGGTGATCCTCTCGCTCGGCATCGGTGCGATCCTCACGTTCGGCGCGTACTCGCTCACGTTCGAGGCCCAGGAACTCATCGGCGGACTCCTCTCGCTCGTCGCGGTCGCGATGGTGACCTGGATGATCTTCTGGATGCAGCGCACCGCTCGCACGCTGAAGAACGACCTCGAGAGCGGAGTGCAGCGGGCTCTCGTCGCCGGGAGCGTCTGGGCCCTCATCGCGATCGGCTTCGTCTCGGTCGCCCGCGAGGGGATCGAGACCACTCTGCTGCTGTGGTCGATGGTGCAGTCGTTCGGCAACGCCCCCGACGCGCTCCTCGGAGCCCTGCTCGGTCTGGCGTGCGCGGTCGTGCTCGGGTGGGCGGTGGCAAGGGGGATGCTGCGGCTCAACCTCCGCGTCTTCTTCACCTGGACGGGCGCGTTCCTCGTCATCGTCGCGGCCGGAGTGCTCGCCTACGCGATCCACGACCTGCAGGAGGCCGGCGCGCTTCCGGGCCCCTTCACCGCCGCCGCACCGCTCGACGCTGCCACCGGCGCCGTGGCGACCGGGTGGGCGGCGCTGCCGTTCGGGTGGGCCTTCGACGTCTCCGTCGCCGTTCCCCCGGGCAGCCCGCTCGCCGCCATCCTGCAGGCCACGATCGGCTTCATGCCGCGGATGACCTGGCTGCAGGTCATCGCGTGGGTCGTGTACATCGCCGTCGTCGGCCTCTTCTTCGTCCGCGGCGCGATGGGGCGCCCTGCACGAGCGACGTCGGCCCCCGCGGCGTCGACGACCTCCGCGCTCGGCAACGAGGTTCCCGCGAACGGCGCCGGCGTCCCCGCCGCCGGCGCGTCCACCACACAGCAAGGAGCAGCATGA
- a CDS encoding cryptochrome/photolyase family protein: MKAALILGTQLLARHPAFDDPDIDAFFFVESASRFERLPYHQHKIVLVLAAMRHAAARLESDGRAVHRVALSDGLSFAEGVERLVRETDADGLAWMSATDRGVDERLDRLCARLGLRTRVYPDDLFLTPADLVDGWFAEHPTPVMEDFYRWQRRRTDVLMDGEKPVGRRWNFDADNREPLPKGGLPIPALPAVERDPILERTIAEVADRFAGHPGDATQFWLPVTPEGARGWLDTFVAERLHDFGRYEDAMAHDEAFLFHSVVSPMLNIGLVSVQEVADAALAAVDDVPLASIEGFLRQVIGWREYMRGMYRAHPALERTNFLGQERRLEGWWYTNEDVPDDLPEPVRAVLARVHRWGYAHHIERLMVLGNWFLLQGYEPREVTRWFSALFVDAYEWVMVPNVMGMSQYADGGLVATKPYISGGAYLQRMGSWWSSGREAKESAFTDAYWRFLDEHEDQLTGNHRLARPLAQMRSRREAAE, from the coding sequence GTGAAGGCGGCTCTCATCCTCGGCACGCAGCTTCTGGCGCGGCACCCGGCCTTCGACGATCCCGACATCGACGCGTTCTTCTTCGTCGAGTCGGCCTCACGGTTCGAGCGGCTGCCCTACCACCAGCACAAGATCGTGCTGGTGCTCGCGGCGATGCGGCACGCCGCAGCGCGACTCGAGTCCGACGGGCGGGCCGTGCACCGCGTAGCGCTGTCGGACGGGCTGTCGTTCGCGGAGGGGGTCGAGCGTCTCGTACGCGAGACCGATGCCGACGGGCTGGCGTGGATGAGCGCGACCGATCGCGGCGTCGACGAGCGCCTCGACCGGCTGTGCGCCCGCCTCGGACTGCGTACCCGCGTGTACCCCGACGACCTCTTCCTGACGCCCGCCGATCTCGTCGATGGCTGGTTCGCCGAGCATCCCACCCCGGTCATGGAGGACTTCTACCGGTGGCAGCGTCGCCGTACCGACGTGCTGATGGACGGCGAGAAGCCCGTCGGGCGTCGCTGGAACTTCGACGCCGACAATCGTGAACCGCTCCCCAAGGGCGGTCTGCCGATCCCCGCGTTGCCGGCCGTCGAGCGCGACCCGATCCTCGAGCGCACGATCGCCGAGGTCGCCGACCGATTCGCAGGCCATCCGGGCGATGCGACGCAGTTCTGGCTGCCCGTGACGCCCGAGGGCGCGCGCGGCTGGCTCGACACGTTCGTCGCCGAGCGGCTGCACGACTTCGGCCGCTACGAAGACGCGATGGCTCACGACGAGGCGTTCCTGTTCCATTCGGTGGTCTCGCCGATGCTCAACATCGGGCTCGTCTCGGTGCAGGAGGTGGCGGATGCGGCGCTCGCCGCCGTCGACGACGTGCCGCTCGCCTCGATCGAGGGGTTCTTGCGACAGGTGATCGGGTGGCGGGAGTACATGCGCGGGATGTATCGCGCTCACCCGGCGCTGGAGCGGACGAACTTCCTCGGCCAGGAGCGACGGCTCGAAGGCTGGTGGTACACGAACGAGGACGTCCCCGACGACCTGCCCGAGCCCGTCCGCGCGGTGCTGGCGCGGGTCCACCGGTGGGGATACGCCCATCACATCGAGCGACTCATGGTGCTGGGCAACTGGTTCCTGCTGCAGGGGTACGAGCCGCGCGAGGTCACGCGCTGGTTCTCCGCGCTCTTCGTCGACGCGTACGAGTGGGTCATGGTGCCGAACGTGATGGGCATGAGCCAGTACGCCGACGGCGGGCTCGTGGCGACCAAGCCCTATATCTCCGGCGGCGCCTATCTTCAGCGCATGGGGTCGTGGTGGTCGTCGGGCCGGGAGGCGAAGGAGTCCGCCTTCACCGACGCCTACTGGCGCTTCCTCGACGAGCACGAAGACCAGCTGACCGGCAACCACCGTCTGGCCCGGCCTCTCGCCCAGATGCGTTCGCGCCGGGAGGCCGCGGAGTAG
- a CDS encoding SDR family NAD(P)-dependent oxidoreductase — translation MPRTIVITGASDGIGAASARQLTDAGEQVVVVGRNPEKTAKVARQLGVPSHVADYSDLSQVRDLAAVLLETYPRIDVLANNAGGVFGERTVTKDGYELTFQVNHLGGFLLTNLLMDRLIESSASIVQTSSFAARGFSRFDIDDLQGENRFSATTAYGNGKLANVLFTKELNRRFGDDGLSAVAFHPGAIASGFAAASTGPWRFMYTNPLAARLLTSTEVGGARLTWLALGKPGVDWEPGEFYSNNRPSKTSRIADDPLVAKRLWDESAEMVGL, via the coding sequence GTGCCGCGCACCATCGTCATCACCGGAGCCAGCGACGGCATCGGCGCCGCATCCGCCCGTCAGCTCACCGACGCCGGCGAGCAGGTCGTGGTCGTCGGGCGCAATCCCGAGAAGACCGCCAAGGTCGCCCGGCAGCTGGGAGTGCCCTCGCACGTCGCCGACTACAGCGATCTCTCCCAGGTGCGAGACCTCGCCGCCGTGCTCCTGGAGACCTACCCCCGCATCGACGTGCTCGCCAACAACGCCGGAGGCGTCTTCGGCGAGCGCACCGTGACGAAGGACGGTTACGAGCTGACCTTCCAGGTCAACCACCTCGGCGGCTTCCTCCTCACCAACCTGCTGATGGATCGGCTGATCGAGAGCAGTGCGTCGATCGTGCAGACCTCGAGCTTCGCCGCTCGCGGCTTCTCCCGCTTCGACATCGACGACCTCCAGGGCGAGAACCGCTTCTCGGCGACGACGGCCTACGGCAACGGCAAGCTCGCCAACGTGCTGTTCACGAAGGAACTCAACCGCCGCTTCGGAGACGACGGGCTCAGCGCCGTCGCGTTCCACCCCGGCGCGATCGCGAGCGGGTTCGCCGCGGCGTCGACGGGCCCGTGGCGCTTCATGTACACCAACCCGCTCGCCGCGCGCCTGCTCACCTCGACCGAGGTCGGCGGCGCCCGCTTGACGTGGCTCGCGCTCGGCAAGCCCGGGGTCGACTGGGAGCCGGGCGAGTTCTACTCGAACAACCGGCCGTCGAAGACGAGCCGCATCGCCGACGACCCGCTCGTCGCCAAGCGCCTCTGGGACGAGAGCGCCGAGATGGTCGGGCTGTAA